A genomic region of Leptolyngbya sp. NIES-2104 contains the following coding sequences:
- a CDS encoding tetratricopeptide repeat protein, translated as MKNAKWLSLVEYLVLIGSGFGSIASIASQQLAFTAAPISCLLLLNLVNRRRLDKETLRAADTSIAHLDQRISDEIKVLDQQVRTLPSFVDLASVRKTIQQRHDNAIAQLQHNVSSRISAIEERDFDQLEKELAYLKSKYSQLSESLATVSQQLGRLATNNRVESAETAIVELRSGVEYLQNKLTEVATTQKQVIPRVMQDEIHQIHRRLNRLPQPFDATALKQEVDGLVKVVGELVSRRDLAKLMAEIEKIKQQHQSLEQTVAPLRSINSIMRKQMDTLSTWMTTGHPGAPMVDVEKLQATVTHLEDRLNTFSSGANLAELHTEMQTMINGHLSHLQEQFDSVQQHTQNLDRQQKHLSEWMTRLPEMLDASALQTQIKYLTSRLEVTESQLAEIATSAQSEYELLFNLAQNTDPFENTRTVLKQALETAKSRVIVVFPYPDRATLDDELLQNFQTFLDRGGSLDIGWGHLGDEQAAQQTRYIHDRETPSIPKNFLRKVLGQLTQLKRNYPSQFRFKVLGTSENFLVCDSTYSILGLHPVTTASTAFPEMAIGLRTQNSTVIQGLIDRFDHPVLENNAIAYLNRAITRYEMGDRAGAIEDYTTVIKLDAKQSVAYNNRALVKFETGDHAGAIADLNRAILIEGRNPIVYCNRGVIWLQIGEKVNAIEDFSYAIQVDPTCLNAYVQRGLARLRFDNKLGAVDDFTAMLTIDTQNAVAYFHRGLARSTMNDKTGAIQDLKEAAWLFSVQGDQAKHQHAIEAIHKLRKRFVHTEVPSLRLVQEA; from the coding sequence ATGAAGAATGCAAAATGGCTTAGCCTGGTTGAATACTTGGTACTCATTGGATCAGGTTTTGGCTCGATCGCGTCGATCGCGTCACAACAACTGGCATTTACGGCTGCCCCTATCTCGTGCTTATTGTTACTGAATTTAGTCAATCGCCGCCGTCTCGATAAAGAGACATTAAGAGCAGCAGATACTAGCATTGCACATCTCGACCAGCGAATCTCTGACGAGATCAAAGTCCTCGATCAGCAAGTTCGTACCCTTCCCAGCTTTGTCGATCTTGCCAGCGTTCGGAAAACAATTCAACAGCGACACGATAACGCGATCGCACAATTACAGCACAATGTTTCGAGTCGGATTAGCGCGATCGAGGAGCGAGACTTTGATCAGCTTGAAAAAGAACTGGCATATCTCAAAAGCAAGTACTCTCAACTCTCGGAATCTTTGGCAACCGTTTCACAGCAGTTAGGACGACTCGCGACGAACAATCGAGTCGAGAGCGCGGAAACTGCGATCGTAGAATTGCGTTCTGGAGTGGAATACCTTCAAAACAAGCTGACCGAAGTTGCAACGACTCAGAAGCAAGTGATTCCACGTGTGATGCAAGATGAAATTCATCAGATTCATCGACGATTGAATCGTTTGCCTCAGCCATTTGATGCAACCGCACTAAAACAAGAAGTCGATGGATTAGTGAAAGTCGTTGGTGAGCTAGTTTCTCGGCGGGATTTAGCAAAATTGATGGCTGAGATTGAGAAGATCAAACAACAGCATCAGAGCTTAGAGCAGACCGTTGCACCTTTGCGATCGATAAACAGTATCATGCGAAAGCAAATGGATACTCTCTCAACCTGGATGACAACCGGACATCCTGGAGCACCGATGGTAGATGTTGAGAAGCTACAAGCAACAGTCACACACCTTGAAGATCGCCTTAATACTTTTTCAAGTGGTGCGAATTTAGCTGAGCTACACACTGAGATGCAAACAATGATCAATGGACATTTGAGCCATTTACAGGAGCAATTCGACAGTGTGCAGCAACATACTCAGAACCTCGATCGACAACAAAAGCATTTGTCAGAATGGATGACCCGCCTGCCAGAAATGCTTGATGCAAGTGCACTTCAGACTCAAATTAAGTACCTAACTTCACGGTTAGAAGTCACGGAAAGTCAGCTTGCAGAGATTGCTACTTCTGCTCAGTCTGAGTATGAATTGCTGTTTAATTTGGCACAGAATACTGATCCGTTTGAGAATACACGGACAGTCTTGAAGCAAGCACTCGAAACGGCGAAATCGCGGGTGATTGTCGTTTTTCCTTATCCCGATCGCGCCACACTCGATGATGAACTGCTTCAGAACTTTCAAACGTTCCTCGATCGCGGCGGTTCACTCGACATTGGCTGGGGACATTTAGGAGATGAACAAGCCGCACAGCAGACGCGATACATTCACGATCGGGAAACTCCATCGATTCCAAAGAACTTTCTCAGAAAGGTTCTCGGACAGTTAACCCAACTCAAGCGCAACTATCCATCACAATTTCGCTTCAAAGTATTGGGAACCAGCGAGAATTTCCTGGTATGCGATTCAACCTACAGCATTCTGGGACTGCATCCGGTTACTACTGCGAGCACTGCTTTTCCTGAAATGGCGATCGGGCTTCGCACTCAAAATTCAACTGTGATTCAAGGTTTGATCGATCGCTTTGATCATCCAGTGCTAGAAAACAATGCGATCGCTTATCTCAATCGAGCAATTACTCGCTATGAAATGGGCGATCGAGCAGGCGCGATCGAAGACTACACAACTGTGATTAAACTTGATGCAAAACAGAGTGTCGCGTATAACAATCGTGCCTTAGTGAAGTTTGAAACCGGAGATCATGCAGGTGCGATCGCGGATCTCAATCGTGCCATTTTGATCGAGGGTCGTAATCCGATTGTGTACTGTAACCGAGGGGTGATTTGGTTGCAGATTGGTGAAAAAGTGAATGCGATCGAGGATTTTAGCTATGCGATTCAAGTCGATCCTACTTGTCTAAATGCGTATGTGCAAAGAGGTCTAGCCCGCCTGAGATTCGACAACAAACTTGGTGCGGTCGATGACTTTACTGCAATGCTAACGATCGATACTCAAAATGCTGTGGCTTATTTTCATCGCGGATTAGCTCGGAGCACGATGAATGATAAAACGGGTGCCATTCAAGATTTGAAAGAAGCAGCTTGGTTGTTCTCGGTGCAAGGAGATCAAGCGAAACATCAACATGCGATCGAAGCGATTCACAAACTGCGGAAACGCTTTGTTCACACAGAAGTTCCAAGTCTGCGATTAGTGCAAGAAGCCTAG
- a CDS encoding HAD family hydrolase, which produces MSNLKALIFDVDGTLADTERDGHRLAFNRAFSDFGLDWNWSIELYGELLEVAGGKERIQHYVQTYQAKIPAGEVLKELAARIHKAKTQHYQALVKEGIIPLRPGVRRLITEAMQAGVRLAIATTSRLDNVIALLETELAPDSPNWFETIAAGDIVPHKKPAPDIYIYALEKLNLSAADCIAIEDSFQGLQASRAAGIKTVITLNAYTRSQDFTGAALVIDQLGEPDQPFELLKGNIEQTYLDLTGLNRL; this is translated from the coding sequence ATGTCTAATCTGAAAGCTTTAATCTTCGATGTCGATGGGACGCTTGCCGATACCGAACGAGATGGACACCGCCTCGCGTTTAATCGCGCCTTCTCCGATTTTGGTCTTGATTGGAATTGGTCGATCGAGCTTTACGGGGAACTGCTCGAAGTCGCTGGCGGTAAAGAACGCATTCAGCACTATGTTCAAACTTATCAAGCAAAAATTCCAGCAGGTGAAGTTCTTAAAGAACTCGCTGCCAGAATTCACAAAGCAAAAACGCAGCATTATCAAGCTTTGGTGAAAGAAGGCATCATTCCATTGCGTCCGGGTGTGCGGCGATTGATTACAGAAGCGATGCAGGCGGGAGTCAGGTTAGCGATCGCAACCACCAGCCGACTCGATAACGTGATCGCCTTACTCGAAACCGAACTTGCACCCGATAGCCCAAACTGGTTTGAAACAATTGCAGCGGGCGACATTGTGCCACACAAAAAACCTGCACCCGATATCTATATTTATGCTCTAGAGAAACTGAATTTAAGTGCAGCCGACTGTATCGCGATCGAAGATTCTTTTCAAGGCTTACAAGCCTCACGAGCAGCAGGAATCAAAACGGTGATTACCTTGAATGCGTATACTCGATCGCAGGACTTCACAGGTGCAGCGTTGGTCATTGATCAGTTAGGGGAACCTGATCAACCGTTTGAACTTCTGAAAGGAAACATCGAACAAACCTACCTTGATTTAACTGGACTCAACCGCTTATGA
- a CDS encoding MGMT family protein, protein MSKYHQIYEVVRQIPHGQVATYGQIAELAGLPRQARLVGYALFRATDDTLEVPWHRVINAKGEVSMSPFREGMDYIQRSLLESEGIEFDENGRLSLNRYRWQPNLIPNQSVNATDLSPPKSPILGDFET, encoded by the coding sequence ATGTCTAAGTATCATCAGATCTATGAAGTCGTCCGCCAAATTCCTCACGGTCAGGTAGCAACCTATGGACAGATTGCAGAACTTGCCGGACTTCCAAGACAAGCTCGCTTAGTCGGATATGCCTTGTTTCGCGCCACCGATGACACTTTAGAAGTTCCTTGGCATCGCGTGATCAATGCAAAAGGAGAGGTTTCCATGTCGCCGTTTCGAGAAGGCATGGATTACATTCAGCGATCGCTCCTCGAATCTGAAGGCATCGAATTCGACGAAAACGGTAGACTCAGCCTGAATCGCTATCGTTGGCAGCCTAATCTCATACCGAATCAATCTGTTAATGCTACAGATCTTTCGCCCCCTAAATCCCCCATTCTGGGGGACTTTGAAACCTAA
- a CDS encoding COP23 domain-containing protein gives MSLEGLTGMRNLVVRGTALSLGALMVAGSAAMAQTAPGDVVIPTEPGGTTTTRPGDTTIPSPTAPGTRFACQTNNGQNTVMYFPESQPNQAYPWAVPSTLGGGWSSDRRCNEIARRLESYRPDGLVEMRTGSENGYNTICVTTDRVPSCRIVLTVPPGQDPTVTRDRVFQNLSVADSGQQTQGVVTFGGGRSSVLDQLGRAIGIGGRRSTTNGNINLKPFLSPRDGGTGERLVGGVKTRSNRPATRTVPSIFRR, from the coding sequence ATGTCGCTAGAGGGCTTGACAGGAATGCGAAATTTGGTGGTTCGAGGAACAGCGCTGTCGTTAGGAGCGCTGATGGTGGCAGGTAGTGCGGCGATGGCTCAAACCGCTCCGGGAGATGTGGTCATCCCGACTGAACCCGGCGGCACGACAACAACCAGACCAGGTGATACGACGATCCCGTCTCCGACCGCTCCAGGAACTCGGTTCGCTTGTCAGACTAATAATGGTCAGAATACGGTGATGTACTTCCCGGAGAGCCAACCGAATCAGGCTTATCCTTGGGCGGTTCCGAGTACGTTGGGTGGGGGCTGGAGTTCCGATCGTCGATGTAATGAGATTGCGCGTCGTCTAGAGTCATATCGTCCAGACGGTTTGGTCGAAATGAGAACTGGATCTGAGAACGGCTACAACACGATTTGTGTGACAACCGATCGAGTTCCGTCTTGTCGGATTGTGTTGACGGTGCCGCCCGGACAAGATCCGACTGTGACCCGCGATCGCGTGTTCCAAAATCTTTCTGTGGCAGATAGCGGTCAGCAAACTCAAGGCGTTGTGACGTTTGGGGGGGGTCGATCGAGTGTGCTCGATCAGCTTGGACGGGCGATCGGGATTGGCGGTCGTCGATCGACAACGAATGGCAATATCAATCTGAAGCCGTTCCTGTCACCGAGAGATGGTGGAACGGGTGAACGATTGGTCGGTGGGGTGAAAACGCGATCGAATCGTCCTGCAACCCGGACGGTTCCGAGCATTTTCCGCCGTTAA
- a CDS encoding DUF3119 family protein, producing the protein MTDANFIGNSDQTIELAPSYTIPIVLITAAIPLLFVQVWVASAIALFGAFLLIQTVMLRLRFTPTDLDVYRGETLIRRFPYQEWQNWEIFWSPVPILFYFREVQSIHFLPIIFDPKMLRMCLEHRFPKA; encoded by the coding sequence ATGACCGATGCTAATTTCATTGGAAATTCTGACCAAACGATCGAACTCGCTCCGAGCTATACGATCCCGATCGTTCTAATCACCGCTGCAATTCCGCTATTGTTCGTGCAAGTCTGGGTCGCAAGCGCGATCGCGTTATTCGGGGCGTTTTTGCTGATTCAAACGGTGATGTTACGGCTCCGTTTCACGCCGACGGATTTGGATGTCTATCGAGGTGAAACGCTGATTCGGCGGTTTCCTTACCAGGAATGGCAGAACTGGGAAATCTTCTGGTCGCCTGTACCCATTCTCTTCTACTTTAGAGAGGTTCAGAGTATTCACTTTCTCCCAATCATTTTTGATCCTAAAATGTTACGGATGTGCCTTGAACACCGTTTTCCCAAGGCTTAA
- a CDS encoding DUF3086 domain-containing protein, which produces MSSDELPISDETTPSEPGAALPELKLPDAQSDLTQQEQALQREIEMLIATRDDLQAQLGQTRDALGRVVQQNLAELEQRRQTLQLSIEQLERRQERIRNEMRSSFAGSSQEIAIRVQSFKDYLVGSLQDLAIAAEQLELPTFQAELQPAPIQEEPKPRSAAAPSPNFAESTFEEQSQKIRSIIDQFRNQPDYYGPVWKLRRTFEPVHAERVSNWFFKQGGRGAIRTMGSRLQNILIASASISILYNLYRDRLRVLILANSPERLGEWRRGLQDCLGVTRSDFGSDRGIALFEVAEPLALKAERLDKDGFLPLIVVDETEESINLALLQFPLLLAFAPSPQQMIQQQSYY; this is translated from the coding sequence ATGAGTTCTGATGAGTTGCCAATTTCCGATGAGACTACGCCTTCTGAACCGGGGGCAGCGTTGCCAGAATTGAAGTTACCCGATGCTCAATCTGACCTAACGCAGCAAGAACAAGCTCTTCAGCGCGAAATTGAGATGCTGATTGCGACTCGTGACGATTTGCAGGCGCAGCTAGGTCAAACACGAGACGCTTTAGGGCGAGTCGTGCAGCAGAATTTAGCGGAATTGGAGCAGCGCAGACAGACTTTACAACTGTCGATCGAACAATTAGAGCGCCGCCAAGAACGCATTCGTAACGAGATGAGATCTAGTTTTGCAGGCTCATCTCAAGAAATCGCGATTCGAGTTCAGAGTTTCAAAGATTACCTCGTGGGCAGTCTGCAAGATTTAGCGATCGCTGCCGAACAATTAGAGTTACCCACCTTCCAAGCCGAACTGCAACCCGCTCCGATCCAAGAGGAACCAAAACCGCGATCGGCAGCGGCTCCCAGTCCGAATTTTGCCGAATCGACTTTCGAGGAACAATCCCAAAAAATTCGCAGCATTATCGATCAGTTCCGTAATCAGCCCGATTATTACGGTCCCGTTTGGAAACTGCGCCGCACGTTCGAGCCAGTTCACGCGGAACGGGTTTCAAATTGGTTTTTCAAACAAGGGGGACGAGGAGCGATTCGGACAATGGGATCGCGCTTACAGAACATTTTGATTGCATCGGCATCGATTTCGATTCTCTATAATCTGTATCGCGATCGCTTACGAGTCCTAATTCTGGCAAATTCTCCGGAGCGCCTAGGAGAATGGCGACGCGGACTGCAAGATTGTCTGGGTGTGACTCGGAGTGATTTTGGGAGCGATCGCGGAATTGCGTTGTTTGAAGTCGCTGAACCGTTAGCACTCAAAGCCGAACGACTCGATAAAGATGGGTTTCTGCCGCTGATTGTGGTGGATGAAACCGAAGAAAGTATCAATCTCGCGCTGCTTCAGTTTCCGTTACTGCTTGCGTTTGCGCCGAGTCCCCAACAAATGATCCAGCAACAATCGTACTACTAA
- the plsY gene encoding glycerol-3-phosphate 1-O-acyltransferase PlsY, whose translation MLPWFINNALLLIVAYLLGSIPTGYLAGRLLKGIDIREAGSGSTGATNVLRTIGKIPALIVLLIDIGKGALAIAAVNYAFTYLPGWLYFSKIVGLNFAIWQPVMVTLAGLAALFGHSKSIWLGFSGGKSVATSLGILLAMNWMVALSTVGVFALSLGITRIVSISSIAGAVSVIAFMVLFAQPLPYLLFAIAGGGYVIWRHRSNIQRLIEGTEPKLGQKLEEPEAS comes from the coding sequence ATGCTTCCTTGGTTTATCAACAACGCACTGCTGCTCATCGTCGCTTATTTGCTCGGTTCGATTCCGACGGGCTATCTCGCGGGTCGATTGCTCAAAGGCATTGATATTCGAGAAGCGGGATCGGGATCAACTGGAGCAACGAATGTGTTGCGGACGATCGGGAAAATTCCAGCCTTGATCGTGCTCTTGATTGATATTGGCAAGGGTGCTTTAGCGATCGCGGCTGTGAATTACGCTTTCACCTATCTTCCAGGTTGGCTCTATTTCTCGAAAATCGTCGGCTTAAATTTCGCCATTTGGCAGCCTGTGATGGTGACTTTGGCTGGACTTGCTGCGTTGTTCGGACACAGCAAATCAATCTGGCTCGGATTCTCAGGCGGAAAATCCGTTGCGACTAGCTTGGGGATTCTGCTGGCGATGAATTGGATGGTGGCATTATCCACCGTTGGCGTATTCGCGCTGAGTTTGGGAATCACGCGGATTGTTTCGATTAGCTCGATCGCAGGAGCCGTTTCGGTGATTGCGTTTATGGTTTTGTTTGCTCAACCCTTACCGTATTTGCTGTTTGCGATCGCAGGTGGCGGATATGTGATCTGGCGACATCGATCGAACATTCAACGCTTAATCGAAGGCACAGAACCGAAACTGGGTCAGAAACTCGAAGAACCTGAAGCCAGTTAA
- the pgsA gene encoding CDP-diacylglycerol--glycerol-3-phosphate 3-phosphatidyltransferase has translation MSQFFYAGVCSTLYDVMNLPTWITVSRLFGVPILLYGLQSPSAETRWIMVVVFLIAAGTDWLDGYLARKLNQVTDLGKFLDPLVDKLLVLAPLMSLVELQQIPAWGVFAILARELTIAGWRVDPNLQKSVQGANFWGKLKTVSQIAAIALLIAPLSSEWQLPTLILFWISVALTWISGLIYLLPQKSD, from the coding sequence TTGTCCCAATTTTTTTATGCTGGAGTCTGTTCTACTTTGTACGACGTGATGAATTTGCCAACCTGGATTACGGTGTCTCGATTGTTTGGGGTTCCGATTTTGCTTTATGGATTGCAGTCACCGAGCGCTGAGACTCGTTGGATCATGGTGGTTGTGTTTCTCATTGCGGCTGGAACCGACTGGCTCGATGGCTATTTAGCAAGAAAGCTCAATCAAGTGACGGATTTAGGTAAGTTTCTCGATCCGCTCGTGGATAAGTTGCTGGTTTTGGCTCCGTTGATGTCGCTCGTGGAACTTCAGCAAATTCCAGCTTGGGGTGTATTCGCGATTTTGGCGCGGGAATTGACGATCGCAGGTTGGCGCGTCGATCCAAATCTTCAGAAATCCGTTCAGGGAGCGAATTTCTGGGGCAAGCTCAAAACGGTCAGCCAAATTGCAGCGATCGCGCTTTTGATCGCTCCTTTATCTTCAGAGTGGCAACTTCCGACCCTGATTCTGTTTTGGATTTCCGTCGCGCTGACTTGGATTTCAGGCTTGATCTATCTACTGCCCCAGAAATCGGATTAA
- a CDS encoding sugar transferase, producing the protein MTFTDSPTRSTDSSAQDFASMRHALRLVREPRTLHASVNSKLKRTIDILGASVGLLITGLVLLPIAIAIQIDNPGRIFYSQIRCGVNGRPFRIWKFRSMVTNADNLKHMVKNEATGNIFKSKDDPRVTQVGKFLRRTSLDELPQFWNVLRGEMSLVGTRPPTVDEVKQYEAHHWNRLNVKPGITGEWQANGRSTVTDFEEIVAMDLEYQRKWSVLYDLQLIFKTIVVVLNKKGAC; encoded by the coding sequence ATGACATTCACCGATTCTCCAACCCGTTCTACTGATTCAAGTGCTCAAGATTTCGCGTCGATGCGTCATGCGTTGCGCTTAGTCCGCGAACCCCGAACGCTTCATGCTTCAGTCAATAGCAAGCTCAAACGTACGATCGATATTCTCGGTGCTTCAGTTGGATTATTGATCACTGGCTTGGTGTTGTTGCCGATCGCGATCGCAATTCAAATCGATAATCCTGGCAGGATCTTTTACAGTCAAATTCGCTGCGGTGTGAATGGTCGCCCGTTTCGGATTTGGAAGTTTCGGTCGATGGTGACGAATGCGGACAATTTGAAGCATATGGTCAAGAACGAGGCGACCGGAAATATTTTCAAGAGCAAAGACGATCCGAGAGTGACCCAGGTGGGTAAGTTTCTTCGCCGTACGAGTCTCGATGAGTTGCCGCAGTTCTGGAATGTGCTACGAGGCGAAATGAGCTTAGTTGGAACTCGTCCACCGACTGTTGATGAGGTCAAACAGTACGAGGCGCATCACTGGAATCGATTAAATGTGAAGCCTGGAATTACTGGAGAATGGCAGGCGAATGGTCGATCGACCGTGACAGACTTTGAAGAGATTGTCGCGATGGATTTGGAATATCAGCGGAAATGGTCGGTGCTGTATGACCTGCAATTGATTTTCAAAACGATCGTGGTTGTACTGAATAAGAAAGGCGCTTGTTAA
- a CDS encoding Crp/Fnr family transcriptional regulator: MEDRYTLRDTTINASIRSAPFFEGLPDSAIEKAISHVVMRTHPANQVILLENDWGSSVYFILSGWVKIRTYNLDGKEVTLNILGKGELFGEMAPLDEVPRSTDVITLAPTVIGNMPAQDFVQLLNSEPEAGIRLAQLMARRLRQVNRRLRLRESDSTSRVADILLFLADGQGKRGQNGTEIPNLPHRELSSLSGLARETVTRVLSKLEKKGLIVRDRDTLCIPDAHALERLMI; encoded by the coding sequence ATGGAAGACCGTTACACTCTCCGCGATACTACGATCAATGCGTCGATCCGCTCTGCCCCGTTCTTTGAAGGACTGCCAGATAGTGCGATCGAAAAAGCAATCTCTCATGTCGTGATGCGAACTCATCCGGCGAATCAGGTGATTTTGCTTGAAAACGACTGGGGCAGTTCGGTCTACTTTATTCTCAGTGGTTGGGTGAAGATTCGGACTTACAACCTCGACGGCAAAGAGGTGACGCTCAACATTCTAGGCAAGGGTGAACTGTTCGGTGAAATGGCTCCGCTTGATGAAGTTCCACGATCGACGGATGTTATTACTCTGGCTCCGACGGTGATCGGCAATATGCCTGCTCAAGATTTTGTGCAGTTGCTGAATTCTGAACCAGAAGCGGGAATTCGACTCGCGCAATTAATGGCACGACGACTGAGACAGGTCAATCGCCGCTTGAGACTGCGCGAATCGGACAGCACATCGCGGGTGGCAGATATTTTGCTATTTCTGGCGGATGGGCAAGGGAAACGGGGACAGAACGGAACTGAGATCCCGAATTTGCCGCATCGGGAATTAAGTAGTTTGAGTGGATTGGCGCGGGAGACTGTAACTCGTGTGTTGAGCAAGCTGGAGAAGAAAGGCTTGATTGTGCGCGATCGCGATACGCTTTGTATCCCGGATGCTCATGCCCTTGAACGGTTGATGATTTAA
- a CDS encoding orange carotenoid protein N-terminal domain-containing protein, with amino-acid sequence MTSINTSNLDQAIVEFQSLPVEEKLAVLGFLFKDVSGSIPESSFNGVNSNEITPLIEQIQAQRSDEQIQTLGDFLSSQNSQGDGVALDPHPSKALLELIPGNTQPALTRYKALDQSSRLAFWYQLGQQFSNSIPSDVSLSPKASELLTSLRSLGAEQQAAFLSQIA; translated from the coding sequence ATGACTTCGATTAATACAAGCAACTTGGATCAAGCGATCGTAGAATTTCAGAGTTTGCCCGTTGAGGAAAAACTTGCTGTTTTAGGCTTTTTGTTCAAGGACGTTTCTGGCTCGATTCCTGAGAGTTCGTTTAACGGTGTGAATAGTAATGAAATTACGCCGTTAATCGAGCAAATTCAGGCACAGCGCTCTGATGAACAAATCCAAACGCTCGGAGATTTCCTATCAAGTCAGAATTCTCAAGGCGATGGAGTTGCACTCGATCCGCATCCAAGCAAAGCACTTCTGGAACTGATTCCAGGCAATACACAGCCTGCATTGACTCGTTATAAAGCACTAGATCAGAGTTCTCGCTTGGCATTTTGGTATCAATTAGGTCAACAGTTCAGTAATAGTATTCCAAGCGATGTTTCGCTGTCTCCGAAAGCGAGCGAACTGCTTACCTCATTACGATCGCTGGGTGCTGAGCAACAAGCGGCTTTCCTGAGTCAGATTGCGTAG
- a CDS encoding B12-binding domain-containing radical SAM protein gives MRVLLLYPVFPQSFWSFEKALQLVGRKAMLPPLGLITVAAILPQEWEFKLVDLNVRPVTEAEWDWADLVLMSAMIVQKHDLLEQIREAKRRGKPVAVGGPYATALPDEVSEADYLILDEGEITLPKFIEAVQRGETHGTFRSDGNRPDVTITPIPRFDLLEFDAYDNMSVQFSRGCPFQCEFCDIIVLYGRKPRTKSPEQLLAELDRLYDLGWRRSIFMVDDNFIGNKRNVKLLLKALQGWMEEHEYPFHLSTEASVDLAQDDELMDLMVECNFNGVFLGIETPDESSLSLTNKHQNTRNSLSDAVDAIASKGLRVMAGFIIGFDNETSGAGDRIVRFAEQTTIPIAIFSMLQALPDTALWHRLKREGRLVENNANLNQSTLMNFVPTRPLEEVTREYIDGFWRLYDPVNYLDRTYRHFLKLGAPRHPKKLRKVTWIVIRAFLTVCWRQGVIRETRWKFWHHLFSILKQNPTVAEHYLSVCALNEHFLEYRQEVRTKIEAQLADYLARQQLDQNLNSVPSNAQTV, from the coding sequence ATGCGTGTCTTACTGCTTTATCCAGTTTTTCCTCAGAGTTTTTGGTCATTTGAAAAAGCACTACAACTTGTCGGTCGAAAAGCGATGTTGCCGCCACTGGGACTAATTACAGTGGCGGCGATTTTGCCGCAAGAGTGGGAGTTTAAATTAGTCGATCTCAATGTTCGCCCTGTGACCGAAGCAGAATGGGACTGGGCAGATTTAGTGCTCATGTCTGCAATGATTGTGCAAAAACATGATCTTTTAGAACAAATTCGAGAAGCAAAACGACGTGGAAAGCCAGTTGCTGTAGGCGGTCCTTATGCAACTGCACTTCCAGATGAGGTTTCAGAAGCGGATTATCTGATTTTGGATGAAGGCGAAATTACTTTACCGAAATTTATCGAGGCTGTGCAGCGTGGGGAAACTCATGGAACGTTTCGGTCAGATGGCAATCGCCCGGATGTAACAATCACGCCAATTCCTCGATTTGATCTGCTTGAGTTCGATGCCTACGATAATATGTCGGTTCAGTTCTCACGCGGTTGTCCGTTTCAGTGCGAATTTTGCGACATTATTGTTCTTTACGGGCGCAAACCTCGGACAAAAAGCCCTGAGCAATTGTTAGCAGAACTCGATCGCTTATACGATCTTGGTTGGCGACGATCGATTTTCATGGTCGATGATAATTTCATCGGGAATAAACGCAATGTAAAACTGCTCTTGAAAGCGCTTCAAGGCTGGATGGAAGAGCATGAGTATCCCTTTCACCTCAGCACTGAAGCGTCTGTCGATTTAGCTCAAGATGATGAGCTAATGGACTTGATGGTCGAGTGCAATTTCAATGGAGTATTTTTAGGCATTGAAACGCCTGATGAGTCAAGTTTATCGCTCACGAACAAGCATCAGAATACAAGAAATTCGCTTTCGGATGCGGTAGATGCGATCGCATCAAAAGGCTTGCGAGTGATGGCAGGCTTCATCATTGGATTTGACAATGAAACATCGGGGGCGGGCGATCGTATCGTGCGATTTGCCGAACAGACGACGATCCCGATCGCGATTTTCTCGATGCTACAAGCGCTACCAGATACGGCTTTGTGGCATCGCTTAAAACGTGAAGGTCGCTTGGTCGAAAACAATGCGAATTTGAATCAATCGACTTTGATGAACTTCGTGCCAACTCGACCGTTAGAAGAAGTCACCCGCGAATATATTGATGGATTTTGGCGCTTGTATGACCCAGTGAATTATCTCGATCGAACTTATCGACATTTCCTAAAACTGGGTGCGCCCAGACATCCGAAGAAGCTGAGAAAAGTGACTTGGATTGTGATTCGGGCTTTTCTCACCGTTTGCTGGCGACAAGGTGTAATCCGCGAAACACGGTGGAAATTTTGGCATCATTTGTTTAGCATTCTCAAACAGAATCCGACTGTCGCAGAACATTACCTTTCTGTTTGCGCCCTAAATGAGCATTTCTTAGAGTATCGCCAAGAAGTCCGCACCAAGATCGAAGCTCAGTTAGCGGACTATCTCGCCCGCCAGCAATTGGATCAAAACTTAAACTCTGTTCCTTCAAACGCTCAAACGGTCTGA